One Bacteroidota bacterium genomic window, TGAAAGTTACAGAAGGTTAAGTAAAGATTTTGAATATCATACTGATACAAGTGAAACTATGATACAATTAGCAATGATTCGACTAATGCTTAATAGAATTAAAAATTAAATTCAAAACAGTTTCTAAATACTTTCCTTAAAAATTTAATTAATATAAGACTAAATTAATTTAGTTTATAAGGAGTTTCCATTTTGAATTCAGGAATTTGAACATAAAAACGATTTCCTGTAACAAGGTGCTCCATTAAATAAGTGCCTTGCATTTTCCCCATATCCGTTGTTAAATTACAAGCAGATTCATATTCAAAAATCTCACCCGGGGCAATTACCGGCTGAAGCCCGATTACGCCTTCGCCTTCTACTTCGCTGTGATCTCCTGAAGAATCAAAAATGAACCAATGCCTGCTTAATAACTGAACAGGGAATTCGCTTTCGTTTTCAACACAAATTCTGTATGAAAAATAAAAATGACTTTTAAGAGGATGAGAATATTCTGATTTGAATTCTGGAACTACACTAATTCTGATACCTTGAGTTACATGTGTAATCATATATATTAAGGTTGATTTTACTTATTCTTTTGGCAAGTATAAGATATGTTTGCAAAAAATCCTAGTTAAAATTTCAAGGAGTTATTAACATTAGAAGGGCCCTCTGGAGTTAAAGTGCTTGTATCCAATAATTTTAAAATGGTTTGTTGAAGGCTCTCTATGGTACACAAATATGGTGTATTCATTTTCTGTTTCAAAATAAGAACCATCAATTAATTGGGGATTTCCGGTGCTTGTTCCATCTTGCAAAAAAGAGTAGGAGTAATTGTAATAACCTTGTTTTAAGTACAAAGTAGCATGGTAAGTTTTTGACTCAAAATCATACTTTAATTTATAATCATTCTGGAAGGTCCAGTCAGAAAGTGCACCGAAAATATATAAATTGCCATCAATAACAGGAGTTGGATATTTCAGCCTGAAATGCACATAGGAGTAGTCAGCTTCCAAATCACTGTTCCAGCCTTCCTGGATGCGAATAACAAATCTTCCGTTTATGTCGGGTTGTGTGCTGTATCTTGCTGTACTTAGAATTAAATCGTCTGTAAGAATTACGTGGTTTTGATTATCTTTAAATAGTATTTCCTTCACATTTTCTGTTTTAAAACGCAATGTTTTTATATCAAAATTCCTGAACTCATTTCCACCATGAAACAAATTTTCACGGTCATAATTATAAACAAGTTCACCTTCTCTGATAAACAGAGGTTTTAATTCCGTTTTTGCATTGTCCCACCTGTTGTTTTGCAGCACTGCCACACGTAAATCAAGATTTGGATTTAATATA contains:
- the apaG gene encoding Co2+/Mg2+ efflux protein ApaG; the encoded protein is MITHVTQGIRISVVPEFKSEYSHPLKSHFYFSYRICVENESEFPVQLLSRHWFIFDSSGDHSEVEGEGVIGLQPVIAPGEIFEYESACNLTTDMGKMQGTYLMEHLVTGNRFYVQIPEFKMETPYKLN
- a CDS encoding DUF5103 domain-containing protein, with protein sequence MKNKTKPLIIYLVLLKLVLFFQSSLLIAQENKPKHQEEKELIQDDYYRTDFLRHENHVYISSIKTVLLTLNEDELAPAVIKLNSSNVLKLSFDILDLELRNYMYAFIHCDAMWEPSPLHEAEYLDGFFENYITDFQFSFNTLERYIHYNLLFPNDNINFTTSGNYVLVVYEEGNRDKPVITRRFMVYEEKVIVNPNVVRAAIPEERTTKQKVDFTILHSGYTILNPNLDLRVAVLQNNRWDNAKTELKPLFIREGELVYNYDRENLFHGGNEFRNFDIKTLRFKTENVKEILFKDNQNHVILTDDLILSTARYSTQPDINGRFVIRIQEGWNSDLEADYSYVHFRLKYPTPVIDGNLYIFGALSDWTFQNDYKLKYDFESKTYHATLYLKQGYYNYSYSFLQDGTSTGNPQLIDGSYFETENEYTIFVYHREPSTNHFKIIGYKHFNSRGPF